Genomic DNA from Prevotella intermedia ATCC 25611 = DSM 20706:
TATTTTATCGTATCTTTGCGCTATGTTTCGTTACTGTTTGAGATAAATAGAGCGAAAACTTTTAGTTAAGTCTAGTTTAGTTTTTGTGTTGGTTGAGAGCGTTCGGTTGAACGCTCTCAAATTTTTTATAGCTGATAAAACTTAAACCAAGCCTCCTTTTCAATGAATCAATTGTGAAAAAGTGGGGCATATAATGCTTGTGCTTGGAACTTTAAATAAAGTATCGAACGTATTATTCTACACAGCCGATGATTTCGTTTACCGACTTGTAGCCGTGGCTGTCTAACCATTCGTTGATACCGTTGCGCACCTTCAACGTAACTTGTGGGTCGATGAAATTGGCAGTACCAATCTGTATTGCCGTTGCACCTGCCATCAAAAACTCTATGGCATCGGCAGCCGTAGATATGCCGCCAAGTCCGACAACAGGGATTTTCACGGCGTGGGCAACATCGTAAACCATACGAAGGGCTACGGGTTTAACGGCTGGACCGCTAAGTCCGCCAGTGCGAATGCTAAGACGATGGGCGCGTTTCTCGATGTCAATAGACATGCCCATGAGGGTGTTGATGAGCGAAACCGCATCAGCACCTTCTTCTTCGCACGAACGAGCAATGCTTGCAATGTCGGTAACGTTGGGCGAAAGCTTGACAATAAGTGTTTTATGGTAACGTTTGCGAACCTCACGAAGTACAGCAGAAGCCCCCGAACAGGTTACACCGAACGCCATACCGCCCTCTTTCACATTCGGACACGATATATTCAGCTCGATAGCAGGAATGTGGTCGAGGTCGTTTAGCTTTTCAGCCGTCTCTGCATAGCTCTCTGGAGAGTTGCCACTGACGTTTACAATGATGTTTGTACCTATCTTGCTGACTTCAGGGTAAATATGTTCGATGAAATAATCGACACCCTTATTCTGGAGTCCCACGCAATTAAGCATACCCATAGCCGTTTCTACCATTCGTGGGTAATCGTTTCCCTCACGAGGATTAAGGGTGGTTCCCTTCACGATAATACCGCCAAGCTGGTCTAACGAAACGAAATCTTGGAACTCAATGCCGTAGCCAAAGGTTCCACTAGCGGTCATCACAGGGTTCTTTAGTTGTAGGTTGCCTATATTTACACTTAAATCTGCCATCGCTTTTATTTATTTTTTAATTCGCTATTATATAATATGTGAACATCAATAAACTACTATTAAAGACACAACTACCACAGCAATTGGTTTACATCGAACACTGGTCCTTCGGTGCAAACGCAAAGATTGCCTTCCGTAGTCTTCTCAACGCAGCAAAGACAAGCCCCCACTCCGCACGCCATAAGGTTCTCTAAAGAAGCCTCGCAGCGTATGTTGGCTGTTCGTGCATACTTCGCCACCGACACCATCATAGGCTTAGGGCCACAGGTAGAAATCTGATTGAAGTGGCGTTCGTGCAATATGGAATGATTGGTAACATAGCCCTTTTCGCCCATAGAGCCGTCTTCGGTGGTAACAAAGACATCGCCATACTTCTTAAACTCGTCTAATTCCAGTAAATCAGAAGCAGTACGAGCACCCAACAAGAAAGTTACTGCAATGCCACGTTCCTTGCAAAGCATACCAAAATAGAGCAAAGGGGCAACACCAACGCCACCTCCTATAAGCAAAAGGCTATCGGAAGACGAAGCTGGATAGGTAAAACCGTTGCCCAACGGAAGCACACAGTTGAGCATGTCGCCAGGCTTTACAGCTGCAATAGTGCGTGTGCCATCTCCAACTTCAGCCACAAGCAGCCACAATTCGTTGCGCTCCTTATCAACAAAATTAATGGAAATAGGGCGGCGAAGATAGGTTGAAGCCGAACCATCAACCCTTACTTCGACAAACTGACCAGGCTTCATATCAGGCAATTCAGCATCGTGAGTGAGCTTTATCAGCACGTTCTTCTCATTCAAACGTTCTACAGACACTACCTTTAGGTCGAGAATAAACTTCTGTTTCATGATGATATAATAGAAAAATCTTGATGCAAACTTACATAAAATTATCGAATTATACGCCAGTTGGATAAAGAAAACCACATTTTCTTTATAGGAAAGAGATACAAGAAAAGTACAACAAGCCACTATTCTTACCACTTTTACCAAACAATACAGCAACTACAATAGTGAAAAGCACATAACAAAGCCAAGTTAAAAGGACATTATTACAATGCTTTTCTTCTAAAATGGCAATGCTATTATATAATAATGTAAAAGAAAAAGTAATGAGTGAAGATAATTTTGCATTACTATACATAATAAAAATACATATTTATGCTCATACTTGCGGATATGATATAGAAGGTTTAGACAAATCAAGCGAATTCTAATGGTAAAGAAATTCCATTTTAAGGCAATAAAGACAATAAAGCCTCCAAGTGATTTTGAAATCATCAAGGAGGCATTACGGTGTCGCAATAACAGTATATAGTAAAAATGAAATGTTAATTTTTAGAAGCTAAAATCATTTCTTAGGGACAAATGTTTCCCATGTTTGGTCGTCAAAAAAGATACGAATTTCAGTGATATTACGCTGTGGTTTGTCAATATATTTCACCTCTGTTTTGACTATATCTTTAGACATTGAAGGAGCATTACGCTCTGTTTTGGGTTCATCTACCGAAAAGGAGAGGGGAGCTGGAGGTACTTCATCGAAGAGATTTAAGTTGGCGGGTAGTGCCCCCGATGTATTCTCATTTTGCGATTCAGCCATCTGTTCTTTGAACATAGGTTCCACTCCATACATTATCCAATCGAGACTGATAGTCGGAAATTTTCCCTTTATCGCCTCAACGGTATTTAATGTGGGTTTTGTTCTTCCATTGAAGATACTACTAAGCGAAGCAGACGAAATTCCAATGAAGTCTGCGAAGGTTTGTTGAGTCATATGCTGACTCTCCATCAAGCGTTTTATTCTATCTTTCATAACCAATCAGAGCCAATTAATGCCTATTCAGGCGTATTTCAATGATTTTACAAAGGTAAAACAAATAATTCATAAAACCAAACAAAGAAAAGATTATTTTGTTTTCAAAACTTTTGATTTTAATATTTAAAAACATAAAACCAAACACCCGCGCTGTGTGCAATTGCAATTTGCATACACAAATATAAATCTACAAACCTATATGTACTTAAAGCTAAAAGACAACCTTTTTATGTATAATACTGGTTGTTAATAGTACTTTACAGCTAAGTTATAAGGTTTATGCAGAATATTCTTTGTTTTATCGTAGATATTTCCTCTTTTTGTCGCAGATAGGTTAATATAATATTATAAATTGCTGGTTATTAGTCAATTAAACTCTTATAAAACACGATGAATATTTAAACATTTACAAGTAAGTAATCTTTAATTTGGCTTTGTAATTGCAAATATAAAACAAAGTGTGCACTTTTTAATATTCAAAACATGGGTATTCAAATATAAAAACAAGGTCTTTCGTTTTCAAAAGTAAATATATTGTTTAACATACTAAACGTTAATATAAGATAACGCTAAATCTATTGCTTTGAAAAAGGACTAAAAATGGCGTAATTTTAGTATTTCGGAGCAAAGTAAAGGTTGATTTCAAATAAGCTAACCACAGAGGAGATAAAACTGTGTAAGTTACCTATTATTAAGCAATTAAGCGAAAAAAGCAGATAAAATGAGCTGCTTCTTTTAACTCTAAAAAGTACGAAAAAACGGCATTTTTTGGCATTTTATCCACTAAAAACGTCCATTTTGAGGTATTGGAAGCCTCAAAATGGACGTTTTTCGTTTTATTTCTGACACTAAATCTATGCTTTTTTCAATGCAAAATGAAAAAGATTAATTCTTTCATTAAATCCCCTGCCCCAGTGCTTGGATTATCCAATCCTTTGCTTTTTGCATCTACTTCTCTAATTTTAGCTATGATGTCCATCGTCTTTCGAGCGGTGTAATTTCTCATTCCTGTATGGTAATCTTTCGCTCCCCAACTGCTTCTTAATTCCAATGCCTGGGCTATGTCGTTTTCCGATTTATTGTTTGGTGAATAGAAAACTATCATTAAATTTTGGAAATAAGAGAAGAGTAAAGGCAAGAAAGAATAGAGCGAACCTGCCTTCGGATTCTTATCAAAATAGTTTACAATTTGATTCGCCTTGAAAACGTTGCGATTTACGATTGAATCGCGCAATTCGAAAGTGTTAAAATCTTTACTTACTCCAACTTCTCTTTCAACGATTTCCGGTGTAATTCTTTTATCGTTTTCGGGCAAGGAGAGTGCAACCTTATCGAGTTCCGACGTCAGACGGTTCAAGTCGGTTCCGATATGGTCGGCTATCATCTGTGATGCTTTTGGCTCAATTGTTATTTTTTTCGTTGCCAAATAATTTTGCATAAAACCTGCAAGTTGGTATTCTCGTATTTTTTTACTTTCGAACACCACCCCGTTAGCTTCTGCCAAACCTATCACTTTCTTCCTCGCATCAATCTTTCCATTTTTATGACACCAAACAAGAATTGTGGTTTTAGCAGGATTTTTTAAATATTTCTCCAATGCATCGAGCGAGCGAATATTCTGCGCTTCCTTCACAATGACAACTTGATATTCTGCCATCATTGGGAAACGCTTCGCCATATCGGTTATCTGCACTGCCGAAACATCTGACCCGAAACACACATTCAAATTAAAATCCTGTTCAGCTGGCGTCAGCACATTCTCTGCAATATAATTTGTTATTTGGTCAATATAATAAGATTCCTCGCCCATCAATATATAAATAGGTGAGAATTTTCGTGCTTTCAGGTCTTTCATTATCTCCTGAAATGTTGTTCCTTGTTTTGCCGACATCTATTTCTTTATTGCTATTTCCGCTGCATTTACCGCTTATTTTCTATATAAATAGGCGCGAACTTTCGGAAAATTTGTCTATATTTGTATTGAATTTACCCACAGAAAGTTGCTACAGGCAACTTCGGGGCAATATTCTATCGCCTGCAAAGTTAATTGATAAATAAGAGAAAACAAAATATTGCGAGGCTTTAAATGCCCTTTGCAAACAGAAAAAAGACAGATAACAATGCTGCAATTGAACCTCCCACCCTATAATATAAAGGTGAAAGAAGAGAATGGGCGACGCAAAATCTTCGATATTTTGCGTCGGAAATACCTTGTAATTACGCCCGAAGAGTGGGTCAGACAGCATTTTATTCACTACCTTATCGACCACAAAAACTACCCAATGAGCCTGCTTGCCAACGAAGTTTCGCTTCCCGTTGGCGACAAAGTTATCCGTGCCGACAGCGTTTTGTACGACAACCGCCTACGCCCACGCATGATAATAGAATACAAAGCCCCCCACGTTCAGCTCACGCAAAAGGTTTTCGACCAGATTTCTGTTTACAATCTCCTACTCCACGTCGATTATCTCATCGTGTCGAACGGCATAGACACCTACATTTGCAAGATGGATTACGAGCATCAAACCTATGCTTTCTTACCCTCAATACCCAATTACAAGGAACTATAAAGCGGCTCTTAACTGCCAGATTATTCCTTCTACATACCTCGTTCTATAAGCAAAAGCTGGTAAAAGAAATGTAAACATTTTTCACAAGTGTAAATACCGTCTAACCATCTAATTATCAATACTCTACAAAACCTATTGTTTTGCGTTCCAAAAGCGTAGGTTTTGCACGATAAAAGCGGCTGTTTTGCGATGCAAAACAGCCGCTTTCGCAATGCCAAAGCGCAGTTATCATTTTTTAAGAAAACTATCTTTACAAAATAGGGGTGTTTTTCACCTTCGTCATCAAGTAGCAAATAGATAATTTCTCTGCTGTTTTTCTACTGTGGCAACCTCTCCCTTGTCTGTTCCGACAACTTATTGCAAGTGCAGAAATATACATTACACAAAGAAACTCCATCGGTATTGCTCTTTTACAATACCAATGGAGTTTCTCGTTTCTATATATAATATAATAAGGTGTCGCGACTTTATTCAGCCGTTTCCTCTTTCTTTTTGCGAGTTGTGCGCTTCTTCTTAGGCTTTTCCTCTGCTGCCTGAAGTTTTACGCCCGCCAATTCAGGGTCGATAAGGATACGACCACAGTATTCGCACACGATAATTTTCTTGTGCATCTTTATATCCAGCTGACGCTGAGGTGGAATTTTGTTGAAGCAACCGCCGCACGCATCGCGCTGCACATACACAATACCGAGTCCGTTGCGCGCACCTTTGCGAATGCGTTTGAAGCTGCGGAGCAAACCTGTCTCTATCTTTGTTTCAAGTTCGCCAGCCTTTTCTTTCAGGTCATCTTCCTCGTCGCGCGTTTCTTGCATAATTTCATCGAGTTCTGCACGCTTCTCTTCGAGTGCCTTGTGGCGGTCGTCCAGAACAGCTTCGGTATTGGCAAGATTGTCTTGACGTTCTTGTATCTTAGCCTGCGCCTCGTCCATCTTCTTCTTGCAAAGTTCTATTTCCAATGTCTGGAATTCGATTTCCTTTGTCAGCATATCGTATTCGCGGTTATTAGCCACCTGTTCCAACTGCTGATTGTAGCGTTCCAAGCTCGATTTTGCGCGTTCTATATCGCCTTTGCGCTGCACGATAGCGTGCTGAAAATCGTCAATTTCATATCGTATTTTGTCGATACGTGTGTTCAAACCTGCAATTTCGTCCTCCAAGTCGCGAACTTCGAGAGGCAATTCGCCACGCAATGCGCGCTTTTCGTCGATTGCCGAAAGTGTAGTTTGCAACTGAAAAAGATGCTTCAACTTGTCTTCTACTGATAAGTCTTTAGGGTCTTTCTTTGCCATTGTTGTATTTCTATTTTTGCGTTTATTTTTCTGTCTTGTTTCATTTTCCACCTTATTATATATATATAATAGGGTTGGTGTTTATCTGCGTAATGTGGCACTTCACGCCTGCGCACTGCTTTTCTATGATGTTCTTAAACACCTCAGTCGTAAATTGTTCGCTCTGATAGTGCCCGATTGAGCATATCTGTATCTGCTGTTCGTGCCCGAAAAAGTCGTGATAGTGCATCTCACCTGTAACGAAAGCGTCAGCCCCCTCGCCTATTGCATCGTTCAAGAGGAAAGCACCAGCCCCTCCACAGAGTGCCACTCGCTTAATTGGGCGACGCAACAACTGATTGGCTTGCACACATTCCACGCCGAACTGCTGTTTCAAGAGCAATATAAAATCATCGGCAGCCAACGGTTCTGCAAACTCGCCAACTACTCCCGAACCTCCAAGGACTTCGCCGTCGTCGGTCGGAACCGATTGCGTCTTGCCGAAAAAGCGAACGTTTTGCAGTTCCATTCTTTCTGCAATCTTGAAGTTTACACCTCCTGTTGCAGCGTCTATGTTGGTGTGCATTGCTACGACTACAATGTCGTTCTTAATCGCTTTGATTACAGTGCGTTGCACATAGTTCGTGTCCGATATTTGCGACAGCTTACCGAAGATGAGCGGGTGGTGTGCCACTATCAGGTTGCAGCCGAGCTTTATCGCTTCGTCTACAATCTGTTCGGTTACGTCAAGGCACAATAAAGCCCCTGACACTTCCGCCCCTGTCAATCCA
This window encodes:
- a CDS encoding dihydroorotate dehydrogenase; its protein translation is MADLSVNIGNLQLKNPVMTASGTFGYGIEFQDFVSLDQLGGIIVKGTTLNPREGNDYPRMVETAMGMLNCVGLQNKGVDYFIEHIYPEVSKIGTNIIVNVSGNSPESYAETAEKLNDLDHIPAIELNISCPNVKEGGMAFGVTCSGASAVLREVRKRYHKTLIVKLSPNVTDIASIARSCEEEGADAVSLINTLMGMSIDIEKRAHRLSIRTGGLSGPAVKPVALRMVYDVAHAVKIPVVGLGGISTAADAIEFLMAGATAIQIGTANFIDPQVTLKVRNGINEWLDSHGYKSVNEIIGCVE
- a CDS encoding helix-turn-helix domain-containing protein, with translation MKDRIKRLMESQHMTQQTFADFIGISSASLSSIFNGRTKPTLNTVEAIKGKFPTISLDWIMYGVEPMFKEQMAESQNENTSGALPANLNLFDEVPPAPLSFSVDEPKTERNAPSMSKDIVKTEVKYIDKPQRNITEIRIFFDDQTWETFVPKK
- a CDS encoding dihydroorotate dehydrogenase electron transfer subunit, encoding MKQKFILDLKVVSVERLNEKNVLIKLTHDAELPDMKPGQFVEVRVDGSASTYLRRPISINFVDKERNELWLLVAEVGDGTRTIAAVKPGDMLNCVLPLGNGFTYPASSSDSLLLIGGGVGVAPLLYFGMLCKERGIAVTFLLGARTASDLLELDEFKKYGDVFVTTEDGSMGEKGYVTNHSILHERHFNQISTCGPKPMMVSVAKYARTANIRCEASLENLMACGVGACLCCVEKTTEGNLCVCTEGPVFDVNQLLW
- a CDS encoding Nif3-like dinuclear metal center hexameric protein, which produces MRSVKIKEVIDALEKFAPLPLQESYDNAGLQVGLTGAEVSGALLCLDVTEQIVDEAIKLGCNLIVAHHPLIFGKLSQISDTNYVQRTVIKAIKNDIVVVAMHTNIDAATGGVNFKIAERMELQNVRFFGKTQSVPTDDGEVLGGSGVVGEFAEPLAADDFILLLKQQFGVECVQANQLLRRPIKRVALCGGAGAFLLNDAIGEGADAFVTGEMHYHDFFGHEQQIQICSIGHYQSEQFTTEVFKNIIEKQCAGVKCHITQINTNPIIYI
- a CDS encoding type I restriction enzyme HsdR N-terminal domain-containing protein, coding for MLQLNLPPYNIKVKEENGRRKIFDILRRKYLVITPEEWVRQHFIHYLIDHKNYPMSLLANEVSLPVGDKVIRADSVLYDNRLRPRMIIEYKAPHVQLTQKVFDQISVYNLLLHVDYLIVSNGIDTYICKMDYEHQTYAFLPSIPNYKEL
- the holA gene encoding DNA polymerase III subunit delta, which encodes MSAKQGTTFQEIMKDLKARKFSPIYILMGEESYYIDQITNYIAENVLTPAEQDFNLNVCFGSDVSAVQITDMAKRFPMMAEYQVVIVKEAQNIRSLDALEKYLKNPAKTTILVWCHKNGKIDARKKVIGLAEANGVVFESKKIREYQLAGFMQNYLATKKITIEPKASQMIADHIGTDLNRLTSELDKVALSLPENDKRITPEIVEREVGVSKDFNTFELRDSIVNRNVFKANQIVNYFDKNPKAGSLYSFLPLLFSYFQNLMIVFYSPNNKSENDIAQALELRSSWGAKDYHTGMRNYTARKTMDIIAKIREVDAKSKGLDNPSTGAGDLMKELIFFILH
- a CDS encoding zinc ribbon domain-containing protein, producing the protein MAKKDPKDLSVEDKLKHLFQLQTTLSAIDEKRALRGELPLEVRDLEDEIAGLNTRIDKIRYEIDDFQHAIVQRKGDIERAKSSLERYNQQLEQVANNREYDMLTKEIEFQTLEIELCKKKMDEAQAKIQERQDNLANTEAVLDDRHKALEEKRAELDEIMQETRDEEDDLKEKAGELETKIETGLLRSFKRIRKGARNGLGIVYVQRDACGGCFNKIPPQRQLDIKMHKKIIVCEYCGRILIDPELAGVKLQAAEEKPKKKRTTRKKKEETAE